One window of the Zea mays cultivar B73 chromosome 3, Zm-B73-REFERENCE-NAM-5.0, whole genome shotgun sequence genome contains the following:
- the LOC103650004 gene encoding uncharacterized protein — protein sequence MIKGGQRQMRYRLKRKYFTGVPANQVRTTSPVPCMTDDQWKDLVQMWSTPNHKNNCVKNKLNREKVQFPQCTGSQSYIAKSYVVRQEKYKDMEPSAIDLFKEMHCSKKKGFSEAVQKAIGDMEAMVATPVEDGQHVLSSTEVVSNVLPGSSKFLHNAGLLPASKRSNTRTISTRMQELQTQLDTERQEKNGFREEMETLKAQSQASEATIANQSTEIADLKKSLSENNSLLRQILSINRGQMTPP from the exons ATGATAAAAGGAGGGCAGCGCCAGATGAGGTATAGGCTGAAAAGGAAGTACTTCACCGGGGTTCCTGCAAATCAAGTGAGGACTACATCGCCTGTTCCATGTATGACTGATGACCAATGGAAAGATTTGGTACAAATGTGGTCTACCCCAAACCACAAG AACAATTGTGTCAAGAACAAACTTAATCGTGAGAAGGTGCAATTTCCACAGTGCACAGGATCTCAATCCTACATTGCAAAATCCTATGTAGTG AGGCAAGAAAAATATAAAGATATGGAACCTAGTGCAATTGATCTTTTCAAGGAGATGCATTGCAGCAAGAAGAAAGGATTTAGTGAGGCCGTTCAGAAAGCTATA GGTGATATGGAAGCAATGGTGGCAACACCAGTTGAAGATGGACAGCATGTGCTGTCTTCGACAGAAGTTGTTTCCAATGTGCTACCGGGTTCAAGTAAATTTCTTCACAATGCTGGCCTTTTACCTGCCTCCAAGAGAAGCAATACAAGGACTATCTCGACAAGGATGCAAGAGCTTCAGACTCAATTGGACACTGAGAGGCAAGAAAAAAATGGATTTCGAGAAGAAATGGAAACCTTAAAGGCCCAGTCACAAGCATCTGAGGCAACCATTGCTAATCAATCGACTGAGATTGCAGATTTGAAGAAGTCCTTATCAGAAAATAACAGTCTCCTTCGACAAATATTAAGCATCAATCGTGGCCAGATGACTCCTCCTTAA
- the LOC109944985 gene encoding uncharacterized protein, giving the protein MAPGRMGSRCKRDALAETTPTEYEKQRAAHVMRNNQMFQRLGINQLRTIMTATRVRSKDDCSEESGSLYDGEDSEGSEQEEDFQVAKGVRSHNSTHVAEKTTQGTRGHKRVVAPGVNEQQIRITRQRSATINQQSFLNLTTTTHPSSTATTNQESTQNITYATQFTSSAAAEQNYTQGLTAAAQANSPIQADISDHIADEGK; this is encoded by the exons AAACCACTCCTACTGAATATGAGAAACAGAGGGCAGCACATGTGATGAGGAACAACCAAATGTTCCAACGGCTTGGGATTAATCAGCTGCGCACAATAATGACTGCTACAAGAGTAAGGAGCAAAGATGATTGTTCAGAGGAATCTGGGTCTTTGTATGACGGTGAGGACAGTGAAGGCTCTGAGCAAGAGGAG GATTTCCAGGTTGCAAAAGGTGTACGTAGCCACAACTCAACTCATGTTGCTGAAAAAACTACGCAAGGAACACGAGGACATAAAAGGGTTGTGGCCCCTGGTGTAAATGAACAACAAATTAGAATCACTAGGCAAAGGAGTGCTACCATAAACCAACAATCCTTCCTAAACCTAACTACCACTACACATCCTAGTTCAACAGCTACCACAAACCAAGAATCCACCCAAAACATTACTTATGCAACACAATTTACTTCAAGTGCAGCCGCTGAACAAAATTACACCcaaggcctgactgctgctgcacAAGCTAATTCTCCCATACAAGCTGACATCAGCGACCACATTGCAGATGAAGGCAAGTga